A genomic segment from Dendropsophus ebraccatus isolate aDenEbr1 chromosome 7, aDenEbr1.pat, whole genome shotgun sequence encodes:
- the DHX15 gene encoding ATP-dependent RNA helicase DHX15 isoform X2 yields the protein MSKRHRLDLGDDYAPSKKRGDGKDRDRDRDDRSKDRDRDRDRDRDRERDRDKDKESRAASNTPFISAGGVQAVKPAALPQGINPFTNLPHTPRYYDILKKRLQLPVWEYKERFTDILMRNQCFVLVGETGSGKTTQIPQWCVEYMRSLPGPKRGVACTQPRRVAAMSVAQRVADEMDVMLGQEVGYSIRFEDCSSAKTILKYMTDGMLLREAMNDPLLERYGVVILDEAHERTLATDILMGVLKEVVRQRNDLKVIVMSATLDAGKFQIYFDSCPLLTIPGRTHPVEIFYTPEPERDYLEAAIRTVIQIHMCEEEEGDLLLFLTGQEEIDEACKRIKREIDDLGPEVGDIKIIPLYSTLPPQQQQRIFEPPPPKKPNGAIGRKVVVSTNIAETSLTIDGVVFVIDPGFAKQKVYNPRIRVESLLVTAISKASAQQRAGRAGRTRPGKCFRLYTEKAYKTEMQDNTYPEILRSNLGSVVLQLKKLGIDDLVHFDFMDPPAPETLMRALELLNYLAALNDDGDLTELGSMMAEFPLDPQLAKMVIASCDYNCSNEILSITAMLSVPQCFIRPTEVKKAADESKMRFAHIDGDHLTLLNVYHAFKQNHESSQWCYDNFINYRSLMSADNVRQQLSRIMDRFNLPRRSTDFTSRDYYINIRKALVTGYFMQVAHLERTGHYLTVKDNQVVQLHPSTVLDHKPEWVLYNEFVLTTKNYIRTCTDIKPEWLVKIAAQYYDMGNFPQCEAKRQLERIIAKLQTKEYSQY from the exons CAAGGACAGAGATCGCGACAGGGATGACAGATCAAAAGACCGGGATAGAGATCGCGACAGAGACCGCGATcgtgagagagacagagacaaggatAAAGAATCTCGAGCTGCATCGAATACCCCATTTATCTCGGCTGGTGGAGTTCAGGCCGTAAAGCCAGCAGCACTTCCCCAAGGCATCAATCCATTCACCAATCTACCCCATACACCACGTTACTATGATATCCTAAAGAAGCGTCTGCAGCTGCCTGTCTGGGAGTACAAAGAGCGGTTTACAGATATCCTCATGAGGAACCAGTGTTTTGTCCTGGTGGGAGAGACTGGTTCTGGAAAAACTACACAG ATCCCTCAGTGGTGTGTAGAGTACATGAGGTCATTACCTGGTCCAAAGAGGGGTGTGGCTTGTACCCAACCCAGAAGAGTGGCGGCCATGAGCGTGGCTCAGAGAGTGGCTGATGAAATGGATGTTATGCTTGGCCAAGAAGTTGGTTACTCAATACGATTTGAGGACTGCAGCAGTGCAAAAACTATTTTGAA GTACATGACTGATGGTATGTTACTGCGAGAGGCGATGAACGACCCCTTGTTGGAGCGCTATGGTGTAGTTATACTTGACGAAGCCCATGAAAGGACTTTAGCTACAGATATTTTAATGGGCGTTTTAAAAGAGGTCGTTCGGCAAAGGAATGATTTAAAG GTTATAGTCATGAGTGCCACCCTAGATGCAGGCAAGTTCCAGATTTATTTTGATAGCTGTCCTCTCCTCACTATTCCCGGCCGTACGCATCCTGTAGAAATCTTTTACACTCCGGAGCCGGAGAGAGACTATCTAGAAGCCGCCATCCGTACAGTCATTCAGATCCATATGtgtgaagaggaggaaggagatctTTTGCTCTTCCTTACAGGTCAAGAG GAAATTGATGAAGCATGTAAAAGGATAAAACGAGAAATTGATGACTTGGGCCCCGAAGTTGGAGATATAAAAATCATCCCTCTATATTCTACCCTTCCACCCCAGCAACAGCAGAGAATATTTGAGCCCCCTCCACCCAAGAAACCCAATGGTGCAATAGGAAGGAAA GTTGTGGTATCCACTAATATTGCTGAGACTTCACTGACCATTGATGGAGTTGTATTTGTGATTGATCCTGGATTTGCCAAGCAAAAG GTGTATAACCCTCGAATTCGAGTAGAGTCTCTCCTGGTTACTGCTATCAGCAAGGCTTCTGCACAGCAAAGAGCTGGTCGTGCTGGTCGTACAAGGCCTGGCAAATGCTTTAGACTTTACACAGAGAAGGCATACAAAACAGAAATGcag GACAACACATACCCTGAGATTTTGAGGTCCAACTTGGGTTCTGTGGTGTTGCAGCTAAAGAAGCTGGGTATTGATGACTTGGTACACTTTGACTTCATGGATCCTCCAG CCCCTGAAACACTGATGCGTGCTCTGGAATTGTTAAATTACCTCGCTGCCTTAAATGATGATGGTGATCTGACTGAACTGGGATCCATGATGGCAGAATTTCCCCTCGACCCCCAGCTTGCCAAGATGGTTATTGCGAGTTGTGACTACAACTGTTCTAATGAGATCCTATCCATAACTGCTATGTTGTCAG TCCCACAGTGTTTTATCCGACCCACGGAAGTCAAGAAAGCTGCAGATGAGTCCAAGATGAGGTTTGCCCACATAGATGGCGATCATCTGACGCTGCTGAATGTGTACCACGCTTTCAAACAGA ATCATGAGTCGTCTCAGTGGTGTTATGACAACTTCATTAACTACAGGTCCCTGATGTCTGCAGACAATGTAAGGCAGCAGCTGTCACGAATCATGGACAGATTTAACTTGCCACGTAGAAGCACAGACTTCACAAGCCGGGATTATTACATTAATATCAGAAAAGCTTTGGTTACCGGCTATTTTATGCAG GTGGCACATTTGGAAAGAACCGGCCATTACCTGACTGTGAAAGACAACCAagttgtgcagttacatccttcTACGGTTCTGGACCACAAACCTGAGTGGGTCTTGTATAATGAATTTGTTCTTACCACAAAGAATTACATCCGCACATGTACAGACATAAAGCCAGAATG GTTGGTGAAAATCGCTGCTCAGTACTACGACATGGGCAACTTCCCACAGTGTGAAGCGAAGAGGCAGCTGGAAAGAATCATTGCCAAACTTCAGACAAAGGAGTACTCCCAGTACTGA